Proteins encoded within one genomic window of Chthonomonas sp.:
- the rpmJ gene encoding 50S ribosomal protein L36, with the protein MKVRASVKKICDKCKIIKREGVVRVICVNPKHKQRQG; encoded by the coding sequence ATGAAAGTCAGGGCCAGTGTAAAGAAAATTTGTGACAAGTGCAAGATCATCAAGCGCGAAGGTGTCGTGCGGGTGATCTGCGTGAACCCTAAGCATAAGCAACGCCAAGGGTGA
- a CDS encoding phosphoglycerate kinase has protein sequence MAFGKATVRNAPVAGKRVLVRCDFNVPMEGTRITDDTRIEAALPTIKFLISHGARVVLCSHLGRPKGVTPEFTLDPVAKRLTVMLGQHVELLPDCIGPEVAGGVNKLEDGDVVLLENVRFHPEEEANDPAFAKQLADLAELYVNDAFGTAHRAHASTEGVAHLLPAYAGFLIEKELAYLGGALEDPKRPFVAILGGAKVKDKITVIDQLLPKVDALLIGGGMAFTFLKAQGKEIGKSLLDESNLGYAADLLNEHSDKIFIPTDVVVASELSPAAATATVSVDEIPADQLGADIGPATIAAFRQKIAEAGTAIWNGPMGVFEMAPFAEGTRAVAAAMAESEGVTIVGGGDSAAAIEEFGFADQVSHVSTGGGASLEFLEGKVLPGIVVLQDA, from the coding sequence ATGGCCTTTGGTAAAGCGACCGTCCGGAACGCCCCAGTCGCGGGCAAGCGTGTTCTTGTTCGATGTGACTTCAACGTGCCAATGGAAGGCACGCGGATCACAGATGACACCCGGATCGAAGCGGCGCTTCCCACCATCAAATTTCTGATCAGCCACGGGGCGCGGGTGGTGCTCTGCTCCCACCTCGGTCGCCCGAAGGGGGTCACGCCCGAGTTCACACTGGATCCGGTCGCCAAACGGTTGACGGTGATGCTTGGCCAGCACGTCGAGCTCTTGCCAGACTGCATCGGACCCGAAGTAGCGGGCGGTGTGAACAAGCTTGAGGACGGCGACGTGGTGCTACTCGAGAACGTCCGGTTCCACCCCGAAGAGGAGGCGAACGACCCCGCCTTTGCGAAGCAACTGGCGGATCTGGCCGAACTCTACGTGAACGATGCCTTTGGGACGGCGCATCGCGCCCACGCGAGCACCGAGGGGGTCGCGCACCTGTTGCCAGCCTACGCCGGGTTCTTGATCGAGAAGGAATTGGCGTACCTGGGCGGCGCGCTGGAAGACCCGAAGCGACCATTCGTCGCCATCCTCGGCGGGGCCAAAGTCAAGGATAAGATAACAGTGATCGACCAGCTTCTGCCAAAGGTTGACGCACTATTGATCGGCGGCGGCATGGCCTTCACGTTTCTCAAGGCTCAGGGCAAGGAGATCGGCAAGTCGCTCTTGGATGAGTCGAACTTGGGCTACGCGGCGGACCTGCTGAACGAGCACTCCGACAAAATTTTCATCCCCACCGATGTGGTCGTGGCATCAGAACTGAGTCCCGCTGCGGCCACCGCAACGGTGAGCGTCGACGAGATCCCCGCGGATCAGCTCGGTGCGGACATCGGACCCGCAACGATTGCCGCGTTCCGCCAAAAGATCGCCGAAGCTGGGACCGCAATCTGGAATGGCCCTATGGGCGTCTTCGAGATGGCACCTTTTGCGGAAGGGACGCGAGCCGTCGCCGCAGCAATGGCGGAGTCCGAAGGCGTGACGATCGTAGGAGGCGGCGATAGCGCAGCGGCGATCGAAGAGTTTGGGTTCGCCGATCAGGTGTCCCACGTGAGCACGGGCGGAGGGGCGAGCCTTGAGTTTCTGGAAGGCAAGGTCCTGCCCGGAATTGTCGTCCTCCAGGACGCCTAA
- a CDS encoding prepilin-type N-terminal cleavage/methylation domain-containing protein has protein sequence MKSSYARRRAFTLIELLVVIAIIAILAAILFPVFAQAKLAAKKTQDINNIKQTAIASILYLNDTDDMFHRLQSGGITPANTNMLIGPEDMLQPYMKNEQIWKAPIDSITRNTCGQAGKQPGYAISYAFTFRGNDNNAAETSVTHTFGVHGTSNDSNVFISDSLTQSAIGQTASTINMYPLWMTSSTSNLRSWWRYYSANIRSWPLYPNFLTYTCTGYATGVGSIGAYNGTTNWGFTDGHVASMKQAAVMDNLWVTNPTLAVTNKAKNMVHWSEDYK, from the coding sequence ATGAAGTCCTCATATGCGCGAAGACGCGCTTTCACTCTTATCGAACTCTTGGTCGTGATCGCCATCATTGCGATCCTTGCCGCAATTTTGTTCCCCGTCTTTGCCCAGGCGAAACTTGCCGCCAAGAAGACGCAGGACATCAACAACATCAAGCAGACAGCAATCGCGTCGATCTTGTATCTCAACGACACGGACGATATGTTCCACCGGTTGCAGTCGGGCGGAATTACCCCGGCCAATACCAACATGCTCATCGGGCCGGAAGACATGCTTCAGCCTTACATGAAGAACGAGCAGATCTGGAAGGCACCCATCGACTCGATCACGCGAAACACCTGCGGCCAGGCTGGCAAGCAGCCAGGTTACGCGATCAGCTACGCGTTCACCTTCCGGGGGAACGACAACAACGCGGCGGAGACGAGCGTCACCCATACTTTCGGCGTTCACGGAACCTCGAATGACTCGAACGTGTTCATTTCGGACTCGCTTACGCAGAGTGCGATTGGTCAGACCGCATCCACGATTAACATGTATCCGCTGTGGATGACGAGCTCGACTTCGAACCTTCGAAGCTGGTGGCGATACTACAGCGCAAACATTCGCAGCTGGCCGCTCTACCCGAACTTCTTGACCTACACCTGCACCGGTTACGCGACTGGCGTTGGTAGCATCGGCGCCTACAACGGCACCACCAACTGGGGGTTCACTGACGGGCACGTCGCTTCGATGAAGCAGGCTGCCGTCATGGACAATCTGTGGGTAACGAACCCGACGCTTGCAGTAACCAACAAGGCGAAGAACATGGTTCACTGGAGCGAGGATTACAAATAA
- the efp gene encoding elongation factor P — protein MAIYIDGEVYQILEFQHVKPGKGGAFVRTRLRRLRTGNNFERTFRSGEKFESAYMEKKKLQYLYRQGDEIVLMDLDSYDQVHTTEEQFGEGCKYLKEEMEVQALTVDDKVMGYELPNTVELVISETEPGVKGDTVSGGATKPATLETGAVVQVPFHINEGDLIKVDTRSDSYIERVSKK, from the coding sequence ATGGCCATCTACATCGATGGCGAGGTCTATCAGATTCTGGAATTCCAGCATGTAAAGCCAGGCAAGGGCGGTGCCTTCGTGCGCACTCGACTGCGACGGCTGCGCACGGGCAACAATTTTGAGCGCACCTTTCGATCGGGTGAGAAGTTCGAGTCTGCCTACATGGAGAAGAAGAAGCTCCAGTACCTGTACCGCCAGGGCGACGAGATCGTGCTGATGGATTTGGATTCCTACGATCAGGTGCACACCACCGAAGAGCAGTTCGGGGAAGGGTGCAAGTACTTGAAGGAAGAGATGGAAGTGCAAGCTCTGACCGTGGACGATAAGGTCATGGGCTATGAACTGCCGAACACAGTGGAACTCGTGATCTCGGAGACCGAACCTGGTGTCAAGGGCGACACGGTGAGCGGCGGGGCGACCAAGCCAGCGACTCTGGAAACGGGCGCGGTGGTCCAAGTTCCGTTCCACATCAATGAAGGTGACCTCATCAAGGTCGATACCCGGTCCGATTCGTACATCGAACGCGTCAGTAAGAAGTAA
- a CDS encoding prepilin-type N-terminal cleavage/methylation domain-containing protein: protein MRPLTRAFTLIELLVVIAIIAILAAILFPVFARAKMAAKKTADLSNQKQIALAALLYAGDNDDHSPASHHDLEAGETVADLYPWFAPLTPYMKNREILRDATVSSNPTKFPSPLTLTDWNRLRTDYLVNGFFAHGMSLGAISRPAEQIFTSSRHRDVAYFDYHPWGSTPDGNWERGLLDGSGYRLVDPATGAIAVDSANVGRHGEGSNYGFIDGHAKWFRFVQTLDRTRPATDHDNYGMHNIDNLEDPEHEH, encoded by the coding sequence ATGCGTCCGTTGACTCGTGCCTTTACCTTGATAGAACTGCTCGTCGTGATTGCGATCATCGCGATCCTCGCTGCGATTCTGTTCCCCGTTTTTGCTCGAGCCAAGATGGCAGCTAAGAAGACGGCCGACCTGAGCAACCAGAAGCAGATCGCTCTGGCCGCGCTGCTGTACGCCGGGGATAACGACGATCACAGCCCGGCATCACACCACGACTTAGAAGCGGGGGAGACGGTCGCCGACCTGTACCCTTGGTTTGCCCCGCTCACTCCTTACATGAAGAACCGAGAGATCTTACGAGATGCCACCGTATCGAGCAACCCGACCAAGTTCCCATCGCCGTTGACTCTGACCGACTGGAATCGCTTGCGAACGGACTATCTGGTGAACGGATTCTTCGCGCATGGTATGTCGCTCGGTGCAATCTCCCGGCCCGCCGAGCAGATCTTCACCAGTTCGCGGCACCGCGACGTTGCGTACTTTGACTATCACCCTTGGGGGTCCACACCGGACGGCAACTGGGAGCGAGGGTTGCTGGATGGCTCAGGTTATCGGCTGGTGGACCCCGCGACCGGAGCGATCGCGGTGGATTCGGCGAATGTTGGCCGCCACGGAGAAGGGAGTAACTACGGTTTCATCGACGGTCATGCTAAGTGGTTCCGATTCGTACAGACGCTCGACCGGACTCGACCTGCCACCGACCACGACAACTACGGAATGCACAACATCGATAATCTCGAGGATCCTGAGCACGAGCACTGA
- a CDS encoding prolipoprotein diacylglyceryl transferase, with product MIPVFFKIGSFEVRSYGVMLILAVAAGVWWGSKRLTAAGFPGQKLLDGTPWLLIPGALGARIMFIAQEWGYYREHPHELWSLKFDGLTSFGGFLFGALGLIYYCRRIKLPVMRALDALAAPLLMANAVGRVGCLLNGCCFGVATQSWIGIRFATEPRYHHHPAQSYESAINLGLMALLLLWERRGTLRPGQASGISLVLLGLGRFIYEFWRAGTREEVAQGIASSTKIPGWPITEAHLAAVMIMFIGCTLAIVCGRARTTENSVKNSPK from the coding sequence ATGATCCCCGTTTTCTTCAAGATCGGCAGCTTCGAGGTGCGCAGTTATGGAGTGATGCTGATCCTCGCGGTCGCTGCTGGCGTCTGGTGGGGATCGAAGCGGTTGACCGCTGCGGGGTTTCCGGGCCAGAAGCTGCTGGATGGCACGCCGTGGCTGCTGATCCCCGGTGCGCTCGGGGCCCGGATCATGTTCATTGCCCAGGAGTGGGGCTACTACCGCGAGCACCCGCATGAACTATGGTCCCTGAAATTCGATGGCCTCACCAGCTTCGGGGGGTTCCTCTTTGGCGCGCTTGGACTCATCTACTACTGCCGACGGATCAAGCTGCCGGTCATGCGCGCCCTCGACGCTCTGGCTGCCCCCTTGCTCATGGCGAACGCCGTGGGGCGCGTCGGGTGCCTGCTCAACGGGTGCTGCTTCGGCGTGGCGACTCAGAGTTGGATCGGAATTCGCTTTGCTACGGAGCCGCGCTACCACCACCACCCCGCGCAAAGCTACGAATCTGCGATCAACCTTGGGCTCATGGCGCTGTTGCTGCTATGGGAGCGCCGCGGAACACTGCGCCCCGGACAGGCCAGCGGCATCTCTCTCGTCCTGCTGGGGCTGGGACGATTCATCTACGAGTTTTGGCGCGCGGGCACGCGTGAAGAGGTCGCCCAGGGGATCGCGAGTTCGACAAAGATTCCAGGCTGGCCCATCACCGAGGCGCACCTTGCCGCGGTGATGATCATGTTCATTGGCTGCACGCTGGCGATAGTCTGCGGGCGGGCGAGAACAACTGAAAATTCCGTCAAAAACTCGCCCAAGTAG
- a CDS encoding TolC family protein, translating to MLARPRLARHLLALTLVVSGAHAAFAFADVPVGTLTLSDALKLAKERNGRLGAAIADLDGARAQKAIAQGAFLPTLTPNYDYSTGRRNTYTGSPRISANEQISTTSLVASWQLLDSGARQARLRGSRNSLLAQELTATDTLRQVLFSVHQSFFDALRAQELLRVQEAQRTRATAILEQTKLRVEVGDAPRKDILQATADQLNSEVSVLQADNQVTDSLATLRAVVGLGEQKEPMSLERVVEPKLARLTEPLTDVTQRGMSRRADIAAQRKQVEATRFDVKLAEIDGGIQYSLDTTATRIFGKDVSDRKLISFTATVPLFDGARSKETVRSRRASLRSQELRLLQSEREAAAEIESAYKAYNQNAARLEAANAALAAAQENFDAANEAMRLGAGSLIDILTAQVSLVTAESNRVQALYDALISDVRYRLAVGEPLPGEE from the coding sequence ATGCTTGCTCGCCCTCGACTAGCCCGACACCTTCTTGCGCTGACCTTGGTGGTCAGCGGTGCCCACGCGGCGTTCGCGTTCGCGGATGTTCCGGTTGGGACGCTCACGCTATCGGATGCGCTCAAGCTCGCCAAGGAGCGTAACGGCCGGCTCGGAGCGGCGATTGCCGATCTCGACGGCGCACGGGCCCAAAAGGCAATTGCCCAAGGGGCATTCTTGCCAACCTTGACTCCCAACTACGACTACTCAACCGGTCGCCGGAACACGTACACCGGCTCGCCGCGCATCTCGGCGAATGAGCAGATCTCCACAACGAGTCTTGTAGCAAGTTGGCAACTGCTGGATTCCGGCGCTCGCCAAGCACGCCTCCGCGGCAGTCGCAATTCCCTGCTCGCCCAAGAGCTGACGGCGACGGATACCCTCCGCCAAGTCCTGTTCTCAGTCCACCAGTCGTTTTTCGATGCACTCCGGGCCCAGGAATTGTTGCGGGTTCAAGAGGCGCAACGGACGCGCGCGACCGCCATCCTCGAACAGACCAAGCTTCGAGTCGAAGTCGGTGACGCTCCGCGCAAGGACATCTTGCAGGCGACGGCCGATCAGCTCAACTCCGAAGTCTCGGTCCTCCAAGCCGACAACCAAGTGACCGACTCGCTCGCAACCTTGCGCGCCGTTGTAGGGCTCGGCGAGCAGAAGGAGCCGATGAGCCTAGAGCGTGTGGTCGAGCCGAAGCTTGCGCGTTTGACGGAGCCGCTGACCGACGTGACCCAGCGGGGTATGAGCCGCCGGGCCGACATTGCTGCCCAGCGCAAGCAAGTCGAAGCCACACGGTTCGATGTCAAGCTGGCCGAGATCGACGGCGGCATCCAGTACTCGCTCGACACCACGGCGACGCGGATCTTCGGCAAAGATGTAAGCGATCGCAAGCTCATCAGCTTCACCGCGACCGTGCCGCTCTTCGATGGCGCGCGCTCCAAAGAGACTGTCCGCAGTCGCCGAGCCTCGCTGAGATCTCAGGAACTCCGGCTGCTCCAGTCCGAGCGAGAGGCGGCCGCCGAGATTGAGAGCGCATACAAGGCGTACAACCAGAACGCTGCCCGGCTGGAGGCAGCCAACGCCGCCCTCGCTGCGGCCCAAGAAAACTTTGATGCCGCCAACGAAGCAATGCGGCTGGGTGCAGGTTCGCTGATCGACATCTTGACGGCCCAGGTGAGTCTGGTGACAGCGGAATCGAACCGAGTGCAAGCGCTGTACGACGCGCTCATCTCGGACGTTCGCTACCGGTTGGCCGTCGGAGAACCGCTCCCCGGAGAAGAATGA
- a CDS encoding efflux RND transporter periplasmic adaptor subunit gives MTKKTILIGVGVIALAVTGTLLLRGGTAAPEIDYKYAKVTKGEIVSSISATGQLVAFTSVDVKSKAGGEVTKLLVQEGQRVKKGDVIALIDPRDTRASFEQAQADVVSAEARVNSATTNASLERENSITSVRDAEIAVATAKIRLQRAEENAKAQPGLSGAELNSARAALATQQAAMRELELVTIPQTRKDAEVALERTRVDFETADADFSRQRDLLAKGFVSQSVVDRASAALESAKAAYQSAQVRSRNLDAQLGAQLDTQRQRLKDAEAGLQRAQANQGQVPISQRNLDEARQAVEQAKVALERARDAKSQVKVREADVAAARASTVRSKVAMSNAKVQLESTEVVAPRDGVVTTKYLEEGTIIPPGTSTFSQGTSLVQISDITRMFVECQVDEADIAQVRVGQNARVILEAYPGRTLVGKVDRVNPAAVTANNITAIKVRVEVISQKGVELMPGMTATCEFLTLQIPDAMQVPSQAIKDEGGKSYVLVKGKDPKKPDKRDVEVGETGNDGTQILSGLKVGDEVVIAEIDLAQLREVQKKMLEAQQGGGLAGGAQGPGGRGGSRPSTGGGMGSGGGRPSGGGGGSR, from the coding sequence ATGACAAAGAAGACAATCCTGATCGGCGTAGGCGTCATCGCCTTGGCGGTGACTGGCACCCTGTTGCTGCGGGGCGGAACGGCCGCCCCGGAAATCGACTACAAGTACGCGAAGGTCACCAAAGGCGAGATCGTCAGCAGCATCAGTGCGACTGGCCAACTGGTCGCCTTCACCTCGGTGGATGTTAAGTCGAAGGCCGGAGGCGAAGTCACCAAGCTGCTGGTGCAAGAGGGTCAGCGCGTCAAGAAGGGCGACGTGATTGCCCTGATCGACCCGCGCGACACACGGGCCAGCTTTGAGCAGGCACAAGCCGACGTCGTCAGCGCCGAAGCCCGCGTGAACTCGGCCACGACCAACGCCAGTCTCGAGCGCGAGAACAGCATCACCAGTGTTCGGGACGCCGAGATCGCCGTTGCAACGGCCAAGATCCGCCTCCAGCGGGCTGAAGAAAACGCGAAGGCCCAGCCGGGTCTGAGCGGCGCAGAGCTCAACAGCGCTCGCGCGGCTCTCGCAACCCAACAAGCCGCGATGCGCGAGCTGGAGTTGGTGACCATTCCCCAAACTCGCAAGGACGCCGAAGTCGCCCTCGAACGCACGAGAGTGGACTTCGAAACCGCAGACGCGGATTTTAGCCGCCAACGCGACCTCCTGGCGAAGGGATTCGTCAGCCAAAGCGTCGTGGACCGAGCCTCGGCCGCCCTCGAATCGGCGAAAGCCGCTTATCAATCCGCGCAGGTCCGCTCTCGGAACCTGGACGCTCAGCTCGGCGCACAGCTCGATACCCAGCGGCAGCGGTTGAAGGACGCGGAAGCTGGCTTGCAGCGAGCACAGGCCAATCAGGGCCAAGTTCCGATTTCGCAACGGAATCTGGATGAAGCGCGCCAGGCGGTCGAGCAGGCGAAGGTCGCTCTCGAGCGTGCGCGCGACGCCAAGAGCCAGGTCAAGGTGCGCGAGGCCGACGTCGCCGCCGCTCGTGCGAGCACCGTACGGAGCAAAGTGGCGATGTCCAACGCCAAGGTGCAGTTGGAGAGCACGGAAGTCGTAGCCCCCCGCGATGGGGTCGTGACCACGAAGTACCTCGAAGAGGGCACAATCATCCCGCCCGGCACGAGCACGTTCTCTCAAGGCACTAGCCTGGTTCAAATAAGCGACATCACCCGCATGTTCGTGGAGTGCCAGGTGGACGAGGCCGACATCGCCCAGGTCCGTGTTGGGCAGAATGCGCGCGTCATCCTCGAGGCGTATCCTGGGCGGACATTGGTTGGAAAGGTGGATCGCGTCAATCCCGCTGCGGTCACTGCAAACAACATCACCGCCATCAAGGTTCGCGTCGAAGTGATCTCTCAGAAAGGCGTGGAGCTGATGCCGGGCATGACGGCGACGTGCGAGTTCCTCACACTACAGATCCCCGACGCCATGCAAGTCCCAAGTCAGGCGATCAAGGACGAAGGCGGCAAATCGTACGTCTTGGTGAAGGGCAAGGACCCTAAGAAGCCCGACAAGCGCGACGTGGAAGTGGGGGAGACCGGCAATGACGGAACTCAGATCCTTTCGGGATTGAAAGTCGGGGACGAAGTCGTCATCGCTGAAATCGACCTCGCTCAGCTCCGCGAGGTGCAGAAGAAGATGCTTGAGGCCCAGCAGGGCGGTGGACTCGCAGGCGGAGCACAGGGCCCCGGCGGTCGTGGTGGCAGTCGACCTTCGACGGGCGGCGGCATGGGTTCGGGCGGTGGGCGCCCCAGCGGTGGCGGGGGTGGAAGCCGCTGA
- a CDS encoding ABC transporter permease — protein sequence MRFGDSFESALSAIVANKLRSILTMLGVVIGVGSVIAMIGIGEGTKQKSLENIAVMGSNMITVMPDWRRGGMSGGSAASALKDEDVKRIKDRVPLVELITGAVRSGSTAKVGNRSAQTTVMGAEPQIAIIRNATKMLQGQWYTEEDDVLTKQVCVLGYQVYDQLFAGENAVGSTIKIKGQNYEVLGVVSYKGGSGFMNPDDQIYIPLRTAQKRLMGKTTLDMITIQARQTDLMPSTQMDIENVLGEKRRSATGEAQFRVFNQGEMIEQIETQSRLLSLLLAGIASVSLLVGGIGIMNIMLVSVTERTREIGLRKAIGAKREGILTQFLLESVVMCVFGGVIGIMLGSVAVKYVSGALQVPPIVNPAAIGVAFLFSVFVGLFFGLYPAIRASSLQPIEALRHE from the coding sequence ATGCGATTCGGCGATAGCTTCGAGAGTGCGCTGAGCGCCATCGTTGCGAACAAGCTTCGGTCGATCTTGACCATGCTTGGCGTCGTTATCGGCGTCGGTTCGGTCATCGCGATGATCGGCATCGGCGAGGGAACCAAGCAGAAGTCACTCGAAAACATCGCCGTCATGGGTTCCAACATGATCACCGTAATGCCGGACTGGCGTCGGGGCGGCATGAGTGGTGGCAGCGCCGCGTCCGCGCTCAAGGACGAGGACGTCAAGCGAATCAAGGATCGAGTCCCGCTCGTCGAGCTGATCACCGGCGCGGTCCGCAGCGGCTCAACCGCAAAGGTTGGGAATCGCAGCGCGCAGACAACCGTCATGGGCGCAGAACCACAAATCGCGATCATCCGCAATGCCACCAAAATGCTCCAGGGCCAGTGGTACACCGAAGAAGATGACGTACTCACCAAGCAAGTCTGCGTCTTGGGGTACCAGGTCTATGACCAACTTTTCGCAGGCGAGAACGCCGTGGGGAGCACGATCAAGATCAAGGGACAGAACTACGAAGTCCTGGGAGTCGTGAGCTACAAGGGCGGCTCGGGCTTCATGAACCCTGATGACCAGATCTACATCCCGCTCCGCACCGCACAGAAGCGGCTTATGGGCAAGACCACACTCGACATGATCACCATCCAAGCCCGGCAGACGGACCTGATGCCCAGCACTCAGATGGACATCGAGAACGTACTGGGCGAGAAGCGCCGCAGCGCGACCGGCGAGGCGCAATTCCGAGTCTTCAATCAGGGAGAGATGATTGAGCAGATCGAAACACAATCGCGCTTATTGAGCCTGCTGCTAGCTGGCATCGCGAGCGTCTCGCTCCTCGTAGGCGGCATCGGGATCATGAACATCATGCTCGTTTCGGTCACCGAGCGGACGCGTGAGATCGGCCTGCGCAAGGCGATTGGCGCAAAGCGGGAGGGCATTTTGACCCAATTCTTGCTGGAAAGCGTGGTCATGTGTGTTTTCGGCGGGGTCATCGGCATTATGCTGGGATCAGTCGCGGTGAAGTACGTCTCCGGTGCGCTGCAAGTGCCACCAATCGTGAATCCCGCCGCGATTGGGGTGGCCTTTTTGTTCAGCGTCTTTGTCGGCCTGTTCTTCGGTCTGTACCCGGCGATCCGGGCCAGCAGCCTGCAGCCCATCGAGGCGCTTCGACACGAGTAA
- a CDS encoding ABC transporter ATP-binding protein has translation MDNVIETNGLKKDYVMGDNVVHALRDVSLNIAKGEFVAIMGPSGSGKSTFMNLIGCLDRPTSGGYTLNGQNVATMSDNELAEVRNRLIGFVFQSFNLLPRTSALKNVELPLMYAGARDRVARAMAALERVGLGQRTHHKPNELSGGQQQRVAIARAIVNDPVLILADEPTGALDSRTSEEIMALFQDLNRHGSTVIIVTHEEEVARHCKRIIRFKDGRVLTDSLVENPIDAAEALKKLPDPDALYASAAPVFEA, from the coding sequence ATGGACAATGTCATCGAAACAAACGGATTGAAGAAAGACTACGTGATGGGCGACAATGTGGTCCATGCGCTACGGGACGTGTCACTGAACATCGCCAAAGGCGAATTTGTCGCGATCATGGGCCCCTCGGGCTCCGGCAAATCGACCTTCATGAACTTGATCGGCTGCCTGGACCGCCCGACCAGTGGCGGCTACACGCTGAACGGTCAGAACGTCGCCACGATGTCCGATAACGAGTTGGCCGAAGTCCGTAACCGGCTCATCGGATTTGTCTTCCAAAGCTTCAACCTACTCCCCCGCACCTCCGCGCTGAAGAACGTTGAATTGCCGCTCATGTATGCGGGCGCACGCGACCGTGTCGCACGGGCCATGGCTGCCCTGGAGCGAGTTGGGCTGGGTCAACGCACCCACCACAAGCCCAATGAACTCTCGGGCGGTCAACAGCAGCGCGTGGCGATCGCACGCGCCATCGTCAATGACCCGGTGCTGATCCTCGCTGACGAGCCCACGGGCGCGCTGGATTCGCGCACGTCCGAGGAGATCATGGCGCTCTTCCAAGACCTGAACCGGCACGGAAGCACCGTCATCATCGTCACCCACGAAGAGGAGGTAGCGCGTCACTGTAAGAGGATCATCCGATTCAAGGACGGTCGCGTCCTGACCGACTCGCTCGTCGAGAACCCGATCGATGCCGCGGAAGCCCTGAAGAAACTCCCTGATCCGGACGCACTCTATGCCTCGGCCGCCCCCGTCTTCGAAGCATAG
- a CDS encoding YbaN family protein: MASAQLAKPIRWLYLIGGFSCVALGYIGLLVPGMPTTVFLILALFAFKRSSPRLESWLLNNRLFGEALRDWDAHRWMSRKSKIIAITMVWVGIGSSMLLVHKPTTKGILFAVAAILTIYLLRIRLKPKVAELNLAKKRVLDSATNASNSEQVPL, from the coding sequence ATGGCTTCCGCCCAACTTGCCAAGCCTATTCGCTGGTTGTATCTGATCGGAGGCTTCTCGTGCGTCGCGCTGGGTTACATCGGACTCCTGGTCCCCGGCATGCCAACCACCGTCTTCCTCATACTGGCGCTCTTTGCGTTCAAGCGCAGCAGTCCGCGCCTGGAGTCGTGGCTCCTCAACAACCGTCTCTTCGGCGAGGCGCTCCGTGACTGGGACGCGCACCGTTGGATGTCCCGAAAATCAAAGATCATTGCGATCACGATGGTTTGGGTCGGCATCGGCTCCTCAATGCTGCTCGTGCATAAACCCACAACCAAGGGGATCCTGTTTGCAGTCGCCGCGATCTTGACGATTTACCTGCTCCGCATCCGACTCAAGCCTAAGGTAGCGGAGCTAAACCTCGCAAAAAAGCGGGTACTGGATTCCGCCACAAACGCATCAAATTCTGAGCAAGTGCCGTTATAA